The Helicobacter pylori genome contains a region encoding:
- a CDS encoding glycosyltransferase family 39 protein translates to MQLSPLQSALLYFSYFIYPEKKTRIFDLSDLVFIVMVFLVLALGLLMSKEISISYNEAKDFFYSSAWFVQIAQKSTAILGQNDLALRLPFLIAHLINMFLFYLIGRKILKKPKDALYVVLTYALLPGVNLFAILLAKSVLVLSLGLLISYLYIKTQKIPYLTLSACAFLDGTFIPLLLGVFAYALRKRYFKSAIFILVVLIVNTALFSGSFNKGLPSGYFIDTCLELMLLYSPLLFLYYPYTLYKALLDKKPSLLAFMSASGWLFPLLLSMRQEIDLRTFAPLALIGLPLFVKSVLNSLRVRLKEFRGQYYLRVFSLYLLMLTETLFLWGSKISGANEKLLNRHFLAKEVATALQLRGIHQIRTNDKQLALRLQFYGIKEGGRLRLINTKISKKRPDITIIYADKILQSYSLVRH, encoded by the coding sequence ATGCAACTAAGCCCCTTACAAAGCGCTCTGTTATATTTTAGCTACTTTATTTATCCAGAGAAAAAAACAAGAATCTTTGATTTAAGCGATTTAGTCTTTATCGTCATGGTTTTTTTAGTCCTGGCTTTGGGGCTGTTGATGAGTAAAGAAATTTCTATCAGCTACAATGAAGCGAAGGATTTTTTTTATAGCAGCGCATGGTTTGTTCAAATCGCTCAAAAAAGCACCGCCATTTTAGGTCAAAACGATTTGGCTTTGAGATTGCCTTTTTTGATCGCTCATCTCATTAACATGTTTTTATTTTATTTAATAGGGCGAAAGATTTTAAAAAAGCCTAAAGACGCTCTCTATGTGGTATTGACTTACGCTTTATTGCCTGGAGTGAATCTCTTTGCGATTTTATTGGCTAAAAGCGTGTTGGTGTTAAGCCTTGGGCTTTTGATTAGCTATTTATATATCAAAACCCAAAAAATCCCTTATTTAACCCTTAGCGCTTGCGCGTTTTTAGACGGCACGTTCATCCCGCTTTTACTAGGGGTTTTTGCCTACGCTTTAAGAAAACGCTATTTTAAGAGCGCGATCTTTATTTTGGTGGTTTTAATTGTGAATACCGCTCTTTTTAGCGGGAGTTTCAATAAGGGCTTGCCTAGTGGGTATTTTATAGACACATGTTTAGAACTCATGCTTTTATATTCGCCCTTATTGTTCCTCTACTACCCTTATACGCTCTATAAAGCCCTTTTGGATAAAAAGCCATCGTTACTGGCCTTTATGAGCGCAAGCGGTTGGCTTTTCCCTTTGCTTTTGAGCATGCGCCAAGAGATAGATTTAAGAACTTTCGCCCCCTTAGCGTTAATCGGTTTGCCTTTGTTTGTTAAAAGCGTTTTGAATAGCCTTAGGGTGCGTTTAAAGGAATTTAGGGGTCAGTATTATTTGCGCGTTTTCAGTTTGTATCTTTTAATGCTCACTGAAACGCTTTTTTTATGGGGGAGTAAAATTTCTGGCGCTAATGAAAAATTATTAAACCGGCATTTCTTAGCCAAAGAAGTCGCTACAGCCTTGCAATTAAGGGGCATCCATCAAATCCGCACTAACGATAAACAGCTCGCTTTAAGGCTTCAATTTTATGGTATTAAAGAGGGGGGGAGGTTAAGACTGATTAACACTAAGATTTCTAAAAAACGCCCTGATATTACAATTATCTACGCTGATAAAATTCTACAATCTTATAGTTTGGTGCGCCATTAA
- a CDS encoding RNA pyrophosphohydrolase, whose amino-acid sequence MLHKKYRPNVAAIIMSPNYPNTCEIFIAERIDIEGAWQFPQGGIDEGETPLEALHRELLEEIGTNEIEILAQYPRWIAYDFPSNMEHKFYSFDGQKQRYFLVRLKHANNIDLNKHTPEFRAYQFIHLKDLLKKIVPFKRQVYRQVIAYFKREGYLGC is encoded by the coding sequence ATGCTACATAAGAAATATCGTCCTAATGTTGCGGCCATTATCATGTCGCCAAATTACCCTAACACATGCGAAATTTTTATCGCTGAGCGCATAGATATTGAGGGGGCGTGGCAATTCCCCCAAGGGGGCATTGATGAGGGCGAAACCCCTTTAGAAGCACTCCATAGAGAATTATTAGAAGAAATTGGCACGAATGAAATAGAGATTTTAGCGCAATACCCTAGATGGATCGCCTATGATTTCCCAAGCAATATGGAGCATAAATTCTATTCGTTTGACGGGCAAAAGCAACGCTATTTTTTAGTGCGCCTAAAGCATGCCAACAACATTGATTTGAACAAACACACGCCAGAATTTAGAGCCTATCAATTCATTCACCTTAAGGATTTGCTTAAAAAAATCGTTCCCTTTAAACGTCAAGTGTATCGCCAAGTCATTGCTTATTTCAAAAGAGAGGGGTATTTAGGGTGTTAA
- a CDS encoding aspartate kinase → MLIVQKYGGTSMGSVERIHNVAQRVLESVKLGHQVVVVVSAMSGETDRLLEFGKNFSHNPNKREMDRIVSTGELISSAALSMALERYGHRAISLSGKEAGILTSSHFQNAVIQSIDTKRIAELLEKNYIVVIAGFQGADIQGETTTLGRGGSDLSAVALAGALKAHLCEIYTDVDGIYTTDPRIEEKAQKITQISYDEMLELASMGAKVLLNRSVELAKKLSVKLVTRNSFNHSEGTLIVAEKDFKGERMETPIVSGIALDKNQARVSMEGVEDRPGIAAEIFGALAEYRINVDMIVQTIGRDGKTDLDFTIVKTQIEETKQALKPFLAQMDSIDYDENIAKVSIVGVGMKSHSGVASIAFKALAKDNINIMMISTSEIKISVLIDIKYAELAVRTLHAVYQLDQ, encoded by the coding sequence GTGTTAATCGTTCAAAAATACGGTGGCACGAGCATGGGTAGCGTGGAAAGGATCCACAATGTCGCTCAAAGGGTTTTAGAAAGCGTTAAATTAGGGCATCAGGTGGTGGTGGTGGTTTCGGCGATGAGCGGCGAAACCGATAGGCTTTTAGAATTTGGCAAGAATTTTAGCCATAACCCTAACAAGCGAGAAATGGATAGGATTGTAAGCACGGGGGAATTGATTTCAAGCGCGGCTTTGAGCATGGCGTTAGAAAGGTATGGGCATAGAGCCATTTCATTGAGCGGGAAAGAAGCAGGCATTTTAACCAGCTCGCATTTTCAAAACGCCGTGATCCAATCCATTGACACCAAACGCATCGCAGAGCTTTTAGAAAAAAACTACATTGTGGTGATCGCTGGGTTTCAAGGCGCTGATATTCAAGGCGAAACAACGACTTTAGGGCGTGGGGGGAGCGATTTGAGCGCGGTCGCTTTAGCCGGGGCTTTAAAAGCGCATTTGTGCGAAATTTATACGGATGTGGATGGCATTTATACCACTGATCCGCGCATTGAAGAAAAGGCTCAAAAAATCACGCAAATCAGCTATGATGAAATGCTTGAACTGGCTTCTATGGGGGCTAAAGTTTTATTAAACCGCTCGGTAGAATTGGCCAAAAAACTCAGCGTGAAGTTAGTGACTCGCAATTCGTTTAACCATAGTGAAGGCACGCTCATTGTGGCTGAAAAAGACTTTAAAGGAGAACGCATGGAAACCCCTATAGTGAGTGGGATCGCATTGGATAAAAATCAGGCTCGTGTGAGCATGGAGGGCGTAGAAGACAGGCCAGGCATTGCCGCTGAAATCTTTGGCGCTTTAGCGGAGTATCGTATTAATGTGGATATGATCGTCCAAACGATCGGCAGAGACGGGAAAACCGATTTGGATTTTACGATCGTTAAAACCCAAATAGAAGAAACCAAGCAAGCCTTAAAGCCTTTTTTAGCGCAAATGGATTCCATTGATTATGATGAAAATATCGCTAAAGTTTCCATAGTGGGCGTGGGCATGAAGTCGCATTCTGGGGTAGCAAGTATCGCTTTTAAAGCCCTAGCCAAAGACAATATCAATATCATGATGATTTCTACAAGCGAGATTAAAATTTCGGTTTTGATTGATATTAAATACGCTGAATTAGCCGTTAGAACTTTGCATGCGGTGTATCAACTGGATCAATGA
- the carA gene encoding glutamine-hydrolyzing carbamoyl-phosphate synthase small subunit, translating into MVSLYLENGLFLQAQSFGASGTQVGELVFNTSMSGYQEVISDPSYKGQFVVFSMPEIGVVGANSKDDESFFSCAGVLARHYNEFFSNSRADFSLSVYLKKRGVLGICGVNTRSLIKTLRHHGCLMMVASTIEHDKNKLEKILKNAPRISHSPLVSSVSTQKITTHQRAAFDFKTLDYKPFDEKTSHKIIAVLDFGAKGNILNELQNVGLKALIYPHHTKANELIEAYEKKEISGIFLSNGPGDPLSLQQEIEEIKQLINAKIPMFGICLGHQLLSIAQGYPTYKLKFGHHGSNHPVKNLKTNAVEITAQNHNYCVPEEIEEIAIITHRNLFDNTIEGVRYKNAPIISVQHHPESSPGPKESRYIFKEFVELLKGF; encoded by the coding sequence ATGGTCTCTCTCTATTTAGAAAACGGGCTTTTTTTACAAGCGCAGAGTTTTGGGGCTAGCGGCACACAAGTGGGCGAGCTTGTTTTTAACACTTCTATGAGCGGCTATCAAGAAGTCATTAGCGACCCTAGCTATAAAGGGCAATTTGTGGTTTTTAGCATGCCTGAAATTGGGGTTGTGGGCGCTAATTCTAAAGATGATGAATCCTTTTTTTCATGCGCAGGGGTTTTAGCGCGCCATTACAACGAATTTTTTTCTAATTCAAGGGCGGATTTTAGCTTGAGCGTTTATTTAAAAAAGCGCGGTGTTTTAGGGATTTGCGGGGTTAATACCAGGAGTTTGATTAAAACCTTACGCCATCATGGGTGCTTGATGATGGTCGCTTCCACGATCGAGCATGACAAAAACAAGCTTGAAAAAATTTTAAAAAACGCCCCTAGAATTTCTCACTCCCCCTTAGTGTCTAGCGTTTCTACGCAAAAAATCACCACGCACCAGCGCGCGGCTTTTGATTTCAAAACCCTAGATTACAAGCCTTTTGATGAAAAAACCTCTCATAAAATTATTGCGGTGCTAGACTTTGGGGCTAAGGGCAATATTTTAAACGAGCTTCAAAATGTGGGGTTAAAAGCCCTTATTTACCCGCACCACACTAAAGCGAACGAGCTGATTGAGGCCTATGAAAAAAAAGAAATTAGCGGGATTTTTCTCTCTAACGGGCCAGGCGATCCTTTGAGTTTGCAACAAGAAATTGAAGAAATCAAACAACTCATTAACGCTAAAATCCCCATGTTTGGCATTTGCTTAGGGCATCAATTGCTCTCTATCGCGCAAGGCTACCCTACTTACAAGCTCAAATTTGGCCATCATGGGAGCAACCACCCCGTTAAAAACCTAAAAACAAACGCCGTTGAAATCACCGCGCAAAACCACAACTATTGCGTCCCTGAAGAAATTGAAGAAATCGCTATTATCACGCACCGCAATCTTTTTGACAACACCATTGAGGGCGTGCGTTATAAAAATGCTCCCATTATTTCTGTCCAGCACCACCCAGAAAGCAGCCCCGGCCCCAAAGAGAGCCGCTATATTTTTAAGGAATTTGTGGAATTGTTAAAGGGTTTTTAG
- the folP gene encoding dihydropteroate synthase, which produces MIVKRLNPDALKNALQKIGPEKIAQDRMRQKGVSFVFEIQHLPLSAALILKQEAISVGGDFATPRDCILAKEPFYDGVLIASAKQLERLIVKCHSQPFGLKHLVQELKSHLKAPKPNAPQIMAILNLTPDSFYEKSRFDSKKALEEIYQLLEKGITLIDIGAASSRPQSEIIDPKTEQDRLKEILLEIKSQKLYQCAHFSIDTYHAKTAQMALEHCFSILNDVSGFNSIEMLEVARDYQPTCILMHAQKTPKDMQENVFYHNLFDEMDRFFKEKLEVLEKYALQDIILDIGFGFAKLKEHNLALIKHLSHFLKFKKPLLVGASRKNTIGLITGREVQNRLAGTLSLHLMALQNGASILRVHDIDEHIDLIKVFKSLEETD; this is translated from the coding sequence ATGATTGTAAAACGCCTTAACCCTGATGCGCTCAAAAACGCTTTACAAAAAATAGGTCCAGAAAAGATCGCGCAAGATCGCATGCGCCAAAAAGGCGTTAGCTTTGTTTTTGAAATCCAACACCTGCCCTTAAGCGCTGCGCTCATTTTAAAGCAAGAGGCCATAAGCGTTGGGGGCGATTTTGCCACGCCAAGAGATTGTATTTTAGCCAAAGAGCCTTTTTATGATGGGGTGCTGATTGCGAGCGCTAAGCAATTAGAACGCCTTATTGTGAAGTGCCATTCCCAACCCTTTGGGCTTAAACATTTAGTGCAAGAATTAAAAAGCCATCTCAAAGCCCCTAAGCCTAACGCCCCACAGATCATGGCAATCTTGAATCTCACGCCGGATAGTTTCTATGAAAAGAGCCGTTTTGATAGCAAAAAAGCACTTGAAGAAATCTATCAATTACTAGAAAAGGGTATCACGCTCATTGATATAGGCGCAGCTAGTTCAAGACCGCAGAGTGAAATCATTGATCCAAAAACAGAGCAGGATCGCTTAAAAGAAATTTTATTAGAAATCAAATCCCAAAAACTCTACCAATGCGCCCATTTTAGCATAGACACCTACCATGCTAAAACCGCCCAAATGGCTTTGGAGCATTGTTTTTCCATCCTTAATGATGTGAGCGGTTTTAATAGTATTGAAATGCTAGAAGTCGCAAGAGATTACCAGCCCACTTGCATTTTAATGCACGCTCAAAAAACCCCCAAAGACATGCAAGAAAATGTTTTTTACCACAATTTGTTTGATGAAATGGATCGCTTCTTTAAGGAAAAATTAGAGGTTTTAGAAAAATATGCGTTACAAGATATTATTTTAGATATTGGGTTTGGATTCGCTAAATTAAAAGAGCATAATTTAGCCTTAATCAAGCATTTAAGCCACTTTCTTAAGTTCAAAAAACCCCTATTGGTGGGAGCGAGTCGTAAAAACACGATCGGGCTTATCACCGGGCGTGAAGTTCAAAACCGGCTCGCTGGCACTTTGAGTTTGCATTTAATGGCGCTGCAAAATGGAGCGAGTATTTTAAGAGTGCATGATATTGATGAACATATAGATTTAATCAAAGTGTTTAAGAGTCTGGAAGAAACGGATTGA
- the hemW gene encoding radical SAM family heme chaperone HemW — protein sequence MILYIHIPFCENKCGYCAFNSYEDKHGLKEEYTQALCLDLKHALSQTDEPIESVFIGGGTPNTLSVKSFERIFESIHQNASLSMDCEITTEANPELISKAWCQGLKDLGINRLSLGVQSFREDKLLFLERQHSKNIAPVIETILKSGIENISIDLIYNTPLDNENSLKEELKLAKELPINHLSAYALSIEKNTNLEKNAKKPSCTNFDNVVKEVLEGFSFKQYEVSNYARNYQVKHNLAYWGAKDYLGCGAGAVGCVANERFYAKKLIENYIKDPLKRQIETLSEQDKRLEKLFLGLRCVLGVELSFLDENKVKFLIEENKASIKNDRLVASDFFMADEMALWLL from the coding sequence ATGATTTTATACATTCATATCCCCTTTTGTGAAAATAAATGCGGTTATTGCGCTTTCAATTCCTATGAAGATAAGCATGGGCTAAAAGAAGAATACACTCAAGCGCTATGCCTGGATTTAAAGCATGCCTTAAGCCAAACTGATGAACCCATTGAGAGCGTTTTTATTGGCGGCGGCACGCCTAACACTTTAAGCGTGAAGTCTTTTGAAAGGATTTTTGAAAGCATCCATCAAAATGCAAGCTTGAGCATGGATTGTGAGATCACCACTGAAGCTAACCCCGAATTGATTTCTAAAGCTTGGTGTCAAGGCTTAAAAGATTTAGGGATCAACCGCTTGAGTTTAGGGGTGCAAAGTTTTAGGGAGGATAAATTATTGTTTTTAGAGCGCCAACATTCCAAAAATATCGCTCCTGTGATAGAAACTATTTTAAAAAGCGGGATTGAAAATATCAGCATTGATTTGATTTATAACACCCCATTAGACAATGAAAACTCTCTAAAAGAAGAACTAAAACTCGCTAAAGAACTCCCTATCAACCACTTGAGCGCTTATGCTTTGAGTATTGAAAAAAACACGAATTTAGAAAAAAACGCCAAAAAACCCTCATGCACCAATTTTGACAATGTGGTAAAAGAGGTTTTAGAGGGCTTTTCTTTCAAGCAATACGAAGTGTCTAATTACGCTAGAAATTACCAAGTCAAGCACAATTTAGCTTACTGGGGGGCTAAAGATTATTTAGGGTGCGGGGCTGGGGCTGTAGGCTGCGTGGCGAATGAGCGCTTTTATGCGAAAAAACTCATAGAAAATTACATCAAAGACCCCCTAAAACGCCAAATTGAGACGCTTAGCGAACAGGACAAGCGATTAGAAAAGCTGTTTTTAGGCTTGAGGTGCGTGCTGGGGGTTGAGCTTAGTTTCTTAGATGAAAATAAAGTAAAGTTTTTGATTGAAGAAAACAAGGCTTCCATTAAAAATGACCGATTGGTAGCGAGCGATTTTTTCATGGCCGATGAAATGGCTTTGTGGCTATTGTAA
- a CDS encoding DMT family transporter: MRNTILFGVSMILLANLCFGIMSAFVKITADYFSPMENVFYRSITMTLLLLLIYPFKPYRLKSYKQGGFKKLAFRVVVGGLAMLAFFYNIEKISLATATAFSQCAPIYTVLLSPFLLKEKLKRSALISACIGLVGVVLISDPSVENVGPVEIIMGLLSGIFVSLAYITLRDLREYYDKQAVILAFAFGMSLLGLAGMFIDIPFLSTGIHIPRKEDILWISLIGISGTLGQYFLTYAYMNAPAGIIAPIEYTRIVWGLLFGLYLGDTFLDLKSSLGVALILCSGLLIALPALLKELKKI, encoded by the coding sequence ATGCGTAATACCATTTTATTTGGCGTTTCAATGATACTCTTGGCGAATTTATGCTTTGGAATCATGAGCGCGTTTGTTAAAATCACAGCGGATTATTTTTCCCCTATGGAAAATGTGTTTTACCGCTCCATTACCATGACGCTTTTACTCTTGCTTATTTATCCTTTCAAACCCTACCGCTTGAAGAGTTACAAACAAGGCGGTTTTAAAAAGCTCGCTTTTAGGGTCGTTGTGGGGGGTTTAGCCATGCTAGCGTTTTTTTATAATATTGAAAAAATTTCGCTCGCTACAGCAACGGCTTTTTCGCAATGCGCGCCGATTTATACGGTGCTTCTTTCCCCTTTTCTTTTGAAAGAAAAGCTCAAAAGAAGCGCGTTAATTTCTGCATGCATCGGGCTAGTGGGGGTGGTGTTGATTTCAGATCCTAGCGTGGAAAATGTGGGGCCGGTTGAAATTATTATGGGCTTATTGAGCGGGATCTTTGTGTCTTTAGCGTATATCACTTTAAGGGATTTGAGGGAATATTATGACAAACAAGCCGTGATTTTAGCGTTCGCCTTTGGCATGAGCCTTCTTGGGTTAGCGGGCATGTTCATTGATATTCCTTTTTTATCCACAGGCATTCATATCCCTAGAAAAGAAGACATTTTGTGGATTTCTTTAATAGGGATTAGCGGGACTTTAGGGCAGTATTTCTTAACTTATGCTTACATGAACGCTCCTGCTGGAATCATTGCCCCGATTGAATACACCCGCATTGTTTGGGGGCTGTTGTTTGGGCTGTATTTGGGCGATACATTTTTGGATCTTAAAAGCTCTTTGGGGGTGGCTTTGATTTTATGTTCAGGCTTACTCATTGCCTTGCCCGCTCTTTTAAAAGAATTAAAAAAAATTTAA
- a CDS encoding c-type cytochrome, which translates to MKKVIMALGVLAFANALMATDVKALAKTCAACHGVKFEKKALGKSKIVNMMSEAEIEKDLMDFKSGANKNPVMTAQAKKLSDEDIKALAKYIPTLK; encoded by the coding sequence ATGAAAAAGGTTATTATGGCTTTAGGCGTTTTAGCGTTCGCAAACGCTTTAATGGCAACAGATGTTAAGGCTCTTGCAAAAACTTGTGCCGCTTGCCATGGGGTTAAGTTTGAAAAGAAAGCTTTAGGCAAAAGCAAAATCGTTAATATGATGAGTGAAGCAGAAATTGAAAAAGATCTTATGGATTTTAAAAGCGGTGCCAACAAGAATCCTGTCATGACCGCACAAGCTAAAAAATTGAGCGATGAAGATATCAAAGCTTTAGCCAAATACATCCCCACTCTCAAATAA
- a CDS encoding DUF507 family protein, producing MRLKLTHINHISHKIANDFIHSKLLELKAPRELLCELIEGILEKSVKKENAIDEQARELLEENTDEIEFMRMDERQLFWMIKRQIAQKEGFHLFWEERCNDLSHQILNKILDEDLIMFSVSENLIRNLIYKSIDTYSKAYESIENEVHEKIKHYKRKLPVGSDEYELVFERLYEEELRRKGFL from the coding sequence ATGAGACTCAAACTAACCCATATAAACCATATAAGCCATAAGATTGCCAACGACTTTATCCATTCAAAATTATTAGAATTAAAAGCCCCTAGAGAATTGTTGTGCGAATTGATAGAGGGGATTTTGGAAAAAAGCGTTAAAAAAGAAAACGCCATAGATGAGCAAGCCAGAGAGCTTTTAGAAGAAAACACCGATGAGATAGAATTCATGCGGATGGATGAAAGACAGCTTTTTTGGATGATTAAAAGACAGATCGCTCAAAAAGAGGGCTTCCATTTGTTTTGGGAAGAAAGGTGTAACGATTTATCACACCAGATTTTGAATAAAATCTTAGATGAAGATTTGATCATGTTTAGCGTGTCTGAAAATTTGATAAGGAATTTGATTTACAAATCTATTGACACCTATTCTAAAGCGTATGAAAGCATTGAAAATGAAGTGCATGAAAAAATCAAGCATTATAAACGCAAATTACCCGTAGGGAGCGATGAATACGAGTTGGTGTTTGAAAGGCTCTATGAAGAAGAATTAAGACGCAAGGGCTTCTTATAA
- a CDS encoding DNA polymerase III subunit delta', whose product MKNFNRLIYTDNLEESLEEVASLFRCHIKFYTEIIEKDKKVIKTFNKDFKIEHAKEVISKAHLKHSEPNAFLIAAPSYGIEAQNALLKILEEPPNNVCFIMFAKSPNHVLATIKSRLIKEDKRQKIPLKPLDLDLSRLDLKDIYAFLKNLDKENFDSRENQRERIESLLESIHRHQIYLSEQELQAFDLAIKANSSYYKLSYNLLPLLLSLLSKKKTP is encoded by the coding sequence GTGAAAAACTTCAACCGCCTTATTTATACGGACAATCTTGAAGAGAGCCTAGAAGAGGTTGCAAGTCTTTTCAGGTGCCACATTAAATTCTACACCGAGATCATTGAAAAAGACAAAAAGGTGATCAAAACTTTTAACAAGGATTTTAAAATAGAGCATGCCAAAGAAGTTATTTCAAAAGCTCATTTAAAACACAGCGAACCAAACGCCTTTTTAATCGCTGCGCCCAGCTATGGCATAGAAGCCCAAAACGCGCTTTTAAAAATTTTAGAAGAACCCCCAAATAATGTTTGTTTTATCATGTTTGCTAAAAGCCCAAACCATGTTTTAGCCACCATTAAATCCCGCTTGATCAAAGAAGACAAACGCCAAAAAATCCCCCTAAAACCTTTGGATTTGGATTTATCTAGGTTGGATTTGAAAGACATTTATGCGTTTTTAAAAAATTTAGACAAAGAAAATTTTGATTCCAGAGAAAATCAGAGAGAAAGGATTGAAAGCCTGTTAGAGAGTATTCACAGACACCAAATCTATTTGAGCGAGCAAGAATTGCAAGCCTTTGACTTAGCGATCAAGGCTAACAGCTCTTATTACAAGCTCAGCTATAATCTTTTACCCCTGCTTTTAAGCCTTTTATCCAAAAAGAAAACGCCATGA
- a CDS encoding HobA family DNA replication regulator — protein MKNFYDWIKEFVRDQGEFIAQQSGWLELERSSYAKLIAQTISHVLNGGSLLVSADSSRHWFLNYILSNLNPKDLKERPLLSVIDFNASSFYPKNDANLSLATIEMTYQNPMFWHVGRVENEGLKTILLSKIPSFLWLFEELKEDCLLLKEHDILLDYKLLQLFKLFENALFSTLYNKITL, from the coding sequence ATGAAAAATTTCTACGACTGGATTAAGGAATTTGTGCGCGATCAAGGGGAATTTATCGCCCAACAAAGCGGGTGGTTGGAATTGGAGCGATCCAGTTATGCCAAACTTATTGCGCAAACCATCTCGCATGTGCTTAATGGCGGATCGCTGTTAGTGAGCGCTGATTCTTCTAGGCATTGGTTTTTAAATTACATTCTTTCTAACCTAAACCCCAAAGATTTAAAAGAGCGCCCCTTATTGTCAGTCATTGATTTTAACGCTTCTTCTTTCTACCCCAAAAACGACGCAAATCTCTCTCTAGCCACCATAGAGATGACTTATCAAAACCCCATGTTTTGGCATGTTGGGAGGGTTGAAAATGAAGGCTTGAAAACGATACTACTGAGTAAAATCCCTAGTTTTTTATGGCTTTTTGAAGAGCTTAAAGAAGATTGCTTGCTTTTAAAAGAGCATGACATCTTATTGGATTATAAATTATTGCAACTCTTCAAACTCTTTGAAAACGCGCTTTTTAGCACGCTATACAATAAGATCACTCTGTGA